The genomic DNA TTACTCAGCCTGGTGTCTACATCTGGAACCCTGTGATCAGAGGATACTGCAATAGTGAGGAGAACCCAGTTGAGTCTTTGATCATGTATCGAAAACTAGCATTGGTTAAGATACTACAGTTGGGACTGCCTTAGCGAACATGTATGCTAAAATTGGAGACGCAGGAAGTGCTCAAAGAATTTTCGAGGACTTGCAGAAGAAAGATGTGATGGCATGGACTAGCATGATTATCGGTTTAGCCATGCATGGACACGGTATGGAAGCGCTACATGCATTTAGAAAAATGCAAGAGGATGCTTGGTGTTATTCCAGACCAGATGACTTACATTGGGGTTTTATCGGCATGTAGCCATATCTGTCTTGTGGGGGAGGTTCAGAGACATTTTGCCTCGATGGTAAATCTTTATGGCATAAAACTGACTGCAGAGCATTGGTCTTCTGAGTCGAGCAGGCTGCTTTGATGAGGCGATGAGACTGCTGGAAGAGATGCCGATCCAACCCAATGTTGCTATGTGGGGAGCTCTCTTGAACGGCTGCAAGAtgcatgaaaattttgatatagCTGACCAAGTGAGAAGATACATAACAGAGATGGAACCTGGCAATGGAGTTGATGTTTTTGTGTCCAAAGTTTAGGACACCTGGAGCACAATAGATTTCGTAAACAAAGAGATTGAAACATAATTCGGTGTACACCGATGCAAAACGGAAACTACCAATCTGAATTTCAAACATCTGCATTTTGAGAGGTTCAGAAATATTCTGGTAATCTATCAACGATTTGACTTTCAAACATCTGCGTATTGAGAAGTCCGAAATTTTTGTTGTAATCCATCATGCTTTCAGATGTCCCTCatcctcatcatcttcatcgCCTGGGGCTGCACCTTCTATGGAGATCATGActgcaaaaacacaaaaacagataTGACTAACAGATATGTTCTGGGGAAATTACTGGCGGTATTTTATAGACTTATTCAGACCACGCAACAGCGCACTCGCTGAGACATGCAGTGCACACATGGAAAGAGCGAAAACACGCAGAAGCCATTCAGATAATACGGAAAAACCTACCCCCACCTAAGCATTTACTGGCATGTTCGGTGGGCTGGCTTGGATTGGGGTTTGGGCAGTGGCGTGGAAACCCATTCTAAGTTTGGGTTTCAAAATCACACTTATTTTGGATATGAATCCAAGATTCATATCCGATCCATGCTACACTTAACATACTAATGAATCACATTATCCAGATCTTATGTGCTTCACATAATTTATACTATGTCATATTTTcatagggtggtgctatccacacacccatttttacttctcacacacctctctCAATTTCCGGCCGTTTGAATGAATCaaagaagatcaatgaacaaaaaataacaagggtgtgtgggaggtaaaaaAGGGATGTGTAAATTACACTACCCTTTTTATAATAAATAGGTTTGGCTTCACTATATTCCCCATCGCAAGATGAAGTGACCAAATCCAACACCACAACAacccaaaatacaaaaaaatcttTTACTCGTAGAGATAAACATCTATATACATTTATACCtgtataataattataaattaagaAAACGTTTTCTAGTTGCACTAAGCCCATATTTCACCAGTCATCTTTTAACTTTTCAGTCTATACCATAACAGCGATGGATAAATTTAGACGTCTATTGAATATTTCATAGAGTGCTGCAACCttaacaaagaaagaaactGGCTTACTATATCTATACAATTCACAATCTACTAACATGTGAAGAAAATAACTGCGTGCATTAAAAGACAAGAGTAAGGATAGTAATACCTCTACAAATTATGCGGTTCCAGATGGCAAGAAAACTTTATGATGCCAAAATTGCTTCAGCCATTAACTGTGAATATCGAAAAGTTTATGCGTCAGTTTATATGCGTGAGACAAACCAATAATATGCTGGTGGAAGTTTGGCACAGTAACctccaaaaatgaaaatttcagaATGCATGAACTTGTAGAGTCAAATAACAAACATGTGTAATAGAATTCATGTCACACAAAACCACAAAGCTATACAAGTAAATCAAAACACCTGCTCCCAAAAAGAAACTATTAGCAATTCAAATACACGCATTCATTAAAGTTCACATAAGTAATTCAAGACAACATGAAGAGTTAATATCAGGGAGTGAGACACTTCAGTCTACCGTATACGCAGAAGCATATTATAAATGAACCAAGGGAATGGTAAAAGATGCAAATGTTGGTCCTAGCTAGCACTCATTAATGTCTTTGAAGAGTTGCATCCCGGCCTTTTGCTCAGATTTGAAGGTGCGGAGTAACAATTCAAAAAGCTAAGTACCTGAAGATACACCAACTAAACTAAAGCAACCTTGATTCCCTAAGTGGCCAAAAAGCCTACATTCCCCCATAACAGCTGTGGGCATCTTTATAATCCGCAACacaataaaaatgaataagggatatagaaataaaaaacagtagCAGTTCAGGGGAAGTACAGTCGTGAAAGAAGGATTCTCAGTACGAGATGCCACAAATTCTCATAatctaaaaaatttgaattggtAATGAACCCCCAAATTAGAGAAGATGCTAAGGTTGGATCACagaacataaatgcatgaggaaagttttgaaaaacctttTGGTCAATACAACCAAAACACATGGCCACTCATTCAGATATCCAAGAGAATGGTAAAGAAAGGAAAGCAAAATTATGAAAGTTCTGAATTTGGGTTTCAAAGTACAAACCTGCAGTTTGGTGCTTTGATCAGCAAGCTGTTAATCACAACCTAAACACCACTACCAATGTCAGCCCCTTACAGTCAACCACGCCCACCCACCCAACACTCACTTCAAAGTtctttaaaataactgaaagcgcttttgtagaaagtgtttttgggttccaagcacttaaagtgcattttggaagaagcaatagttatgtgcttcttgcaagaagaacttcaagtgctttttctaggattcacttgcattttactacgaattggttccaaaagcaATTTCATCAAAAGCATTTTCAGTAAACTCAAACGATATATAATTTTTTCCAAAAGTAGTTTTCATAAAAAGATAATCCATAAAAGACCATTTCCACAAAATAACAAAGCTAAGTATCTTGTAAGTTTTAAGATAACTGCCAGCTGTTTCACCATGAACTGGCCTTGGTAGATATCTACGGTAACAAAACATAGTCCACCCATGAACACAGCTTCCAGTCTTAAAATGAGTGCATACAAACAGCTTAGCAAAGCCCCAGTTCACTATTACTTGGGCTCGAGCAAGAGTACCGTATATCACCTCTAGCTTGTATCCCAGGCTTCATCCCCCGCAAAACAGAggcaattatttatttattgtctaCATCTTAAGTCCTAACATATGGAGTCTTCTCCATTCAACTCAGACCTCTTCATCATACGAAAACATACAAGCTCCTCAAAGCAAATATTTTAAGgtaattttttcttcaaaatgcCCTCCAGAATCCCGTCATTCTCCAGAGACACAATTTTTTGCTCGCTTTCAACTGGACCAGGAAGCTGGATAGAGACAGAGAAGTGACCTGGTGGGCACAGATTTTGCGTCTTCATCTTAAAGACATGGAAATCCCTGCATACTATTTTCCCTCCTGTTGTAGTTACTCCTTGTATGAATACTTTCCCATCAGGATCAACATCACAACTAAATTCTGCATTCGCAAAGACAAAAGATGTGGTCCATTAAAGCATGATAAAAAATATCAAGACATGTCGAAACAAATAGATAACCAATCTTTCATGATAGACAGATAACCTAATTATTCAAAGTCTGAAAGGAAcactttatttaaaaaaataaagaaaagtcaACATGCATGACTaatgtttttagtgtgtttatTTGGTGTGCCCTACTAACCCGTGTAGCTTAGGGTGTGCTTAAGGTGAGCTCACAACACCATATGGTGGTGAACAGATTTCAAACACCATGCATCACTAGACCATCACCAATCAATCACTTCAATGCCCTGCTTAGATACACATGCATGACTAATGatgaacaaaataattttttattgataaccaCACCTTTGCCAAAGAGGTGTGCACTTGGTCTAATATGCTAAGTTAACGAACAAGAGACTCCCTTCATAGCTCATccaattaacaaaattaataacCTATAAGAAAGTAGAACAACAACAATCAAGTATTTAACAAAATGACACAAGGTGATCATACTCACTGTCTTCCTTCAAAGCCCCTGGTATAGAGACACGGAATAAGTATGAGTCTTCATTCTCGCCAATATCAATTGATCCTACTGTTGGTCCCCCTTGTGCCAATGCAGCAGCCGCTCCAGTCAAGATAATCGCTGACTGGTTGGTTTCCAAAATCTTATTCTTCTCTTCTATTGTTGAGTGAGTTGGAAGAACTATCCTAACTTGCTCCACTTGTTCTTCAAAATCTGTATCTTCTGATAAATCCATTGTAGGCGGAATATAAGGCTCACTTCTCAGAGGTGTTGGTTCTAATAATATGGGTTGTGTAGGATCAAAATGAATTGGTTGTTGAGGATCTGATTGATCTGGTTCATTAACCTTACTTGTTCCCGCAAACCTACAAGAAAACCTCTCAGGTTTATTTCAGCAAACAAATAGGGTGCAATAAATTCTACCAGAAGATGTTGCATTTGAAAGAGGGAGGGGGAATTTCAACTTGCATAAGCACTTCCATGATAAAATAATAGATATTAGTCACATACAGACATATACAACAGAAATAAATATATATCTCACTCACTCTCCAAAGGAATGTGATAAATGATTATTTTCTAATTGCAGCTTTCAAAAAGTAAGTTTTATATTTAACTATTCTATATTATCAGGTGTAATCACAAAACAAGCACTCGAACCAGGGTAGACCATGGGCATTTAGGGTCCTGAGGCAAAGAATGAAATGTGGTCCTCATATTGCATTGGTATTAAAAATATATCCAAATTTTTTATCACCAAATAATAAGGTGCGACTAATATTATTGCAAGCATTCagatttaaaaattataaaaaaaaaaaaaaaaaaaaaaggcataatTTGGCCAGGTtatggtttttcttttcattgaaCCACGATACATGTCAAAAAAACATCAGGATATCGGAAGCTACACACTTCAAAACATAGCAACACCATAAACATGAAATACCCTAAAATCCCTGACAAAACTTCACAATCATTACCCATGTTCCAGAGGCGGCACTTACAGTTCCCAtcttccaaaaaagaaaaacagagagaAGAAACAATAGACTAATTGTATATACCCAATTCTCTTGAAAGAATTAACTAacataagataaaaatattCCCTTTGAGTTTCAGCAGAGAGACAGAATCTatcatcaataaaaataaactcaaaaacaaacaGAATAGAAAACCTCAGTCAAATGGGCAGAAATCAAGCACAATAAGAACAGGGAAGATCAATTGTAAATCGAAGAAAGAACCAACCTAAAAGGCATTTTGGCAAAAACAAGGGAGAACCGGAACAACCCagaagatgaggaagaagaaatttaGGAAACTAggttttccattttctcttaAATAAACAAGGGCACATGAGGACCGGGTCGGATCTTTTAGTTCAACATTTAGTAAGACACAACGCAATTTTTCTTGGACTATTCCTAttttagccaaaaaaaaaagcatttaacagatataatatatgtataagaGAACCAGCGCTGGTTTACACTAAAGTTCTGTTAAAGATAGCAAGGGTCAAAGACAATAAACTTGGCTTGAACATAGCAAGGGTCATGGATTGCACAACTGATTCAGCCAAGTcctatgaatgaaaaatatttactGCAATTATAGCATAGATGCATGCATCTGTTTGTACCATATACATGTTTTGTACCTAGTGATTTTATTATCAAGGAAACACAATTCACCCCCAAGTCAAATCCTTTTACAAGTTCAAACCATATTTTAGGAAGTAAGACGCATAAAGGAACAAATTAGCATTGCAATCCAGAACCTGAGATATGTATCTGTGTGTATACATATACATCATGTACCACCATTGCTTGGAGAAGCACACACAGAAAGTGTAGTTTTGTTTTCCTGTGGTctgttactttttttattttctaaaaattcttgttATAATTTGTTATACCTTTTATGATTCACTCGACACAACCTAATTGAAAATGCCCAAATATCATAGGGTTCCACAGGAAAgtgaacaaaagaaaatgataataaATAGGCTAATATATTTGTTCAATTCCCCTAATTTCCTAAACCACACAAATCTATTGGAAAGTTTCGTTTCCATATCAATTCTACTCCATTATACAATAATCACTTCAGAAAACAATACAGAACTAATCAAACTTCTGTGACCCTATTTGGGCAAAATGGTTTTTTCTTTCCGAAAATGGCAACATTTTGAAATCGCGCGGGTAATGCATGTTTCATACAGGTTGCCACTTCGTATTACATGACATGTTGGACATTTTTACGAAAAAACATGTTCCCCTAACTGACGACCATGACCTAAAACCTATATCTCGTAAATTTCATTTTCAGTTCAGGAAACATGATGTTCCactaaaatcaaatttgaactgCGACGACCCCTAGCATTCCTCCAGAACATGCTTTTCTACCCTAACATACATAATTATCAAAGAAACAGTTTCAGAAATCTACCCACCAACCCACTCTTTTCTCCTCATCATCAATTTAATCCACAAAATCGCCAAATCTCTTATAATTGAACAAGTATTTATCTTTTCTTATTCCTGTTCTATAAAATTCACACTCATACACATACAGAAGCAGGAACAGTTCAAAAAACCCGGACCGTTATCGTTTTCGTGTACACAAGctttttatacaaaaattacAAGAAATTCATAGCCACAACTTGAACATGGAAATATATAACAGGCATTTCTATAGAGATactaatatatacacacatatgtaCATGCAATTGCAGATCTGAGACCCAAAAAATgtataaatcaaatgaaaattgcTGTGTAAAAATTCGACTTTGTATCTGTAAAATTCATATAACCTACAGGTATATAAATATATCgaatttatgtatgtataagtGGAAGCagatgtgtgtgtatataccaAGACGGCGGCGGGGAAGCCATCGGAGAGCGGTCGGAGAGTTGCGAACAGCGTCGCAGCTGGGAGGGTCTTGGGGTCTGTGCCGTTGCCTGCGCTTAACTGAGTGAGGTGCTATTCGGACTGACAATAATGCCAGGAGTGTCCTCGCCGGTTCTTTTTGAAAGGGATTTTGTGATTCTCTAATCACACgtttgtttatgtatatggtgtgattataaattttttttatttaaaattaaatataaacaatacttaacaaaaactgattacataatgtacaatgaacggatgtgattggagcATCCGGCgagaattctctctctcttcgaatGAGGATCCTAGAAATCCttaaatcgtgttcgttcatcgtatatcgtgcgatcaatttttatcaagtactattcatatttaattttaaataaaagtatttaaaatgatttataactgtacgatatacgataaacagacaCGATTTAAGAATCcatagaatcctcacaaagaggatctgaaAAAGATCCTCATCCCACCATCTTATCCCCGAGTACAGATCGCCTTCGAATCTAACAAAAAGGTGCCCAAAGATCAAATGATCCGAaacgttgaa from Pyrus communis chromosome 17, drPyrComm1.1, whole genome shotgun sequence includes the following:
- the LOC137722164 gene encoding putative pentatricopeptide repeat-containing protein At3g05240 — encoded protein: MYAKIGDAGSAQRIFEDLQKKDVMAWTSMIIGLAMHGHGCFDEAMRLLEEMPIQPNVAMWGALLNGCKMHENFDIADQVRRYITEMEPGNGVDVFVSKV
- the LOC137722910 gene encoding alpha-crystallin domain-containing protein 22.3-like, yielding MASPPPSWFAGTSKVNEPDQSDPQQPIHFDPTQPILLEPTPLRSEPYIPPTMDLSEDTDFEEQVEQVRIVLPTHSTIEEKNKILETNQSAIILTGAAAALAQGGPTVGSIDIGENEDSYLFRVSIPGALKEDKFSCDVDPDGKVFIQGVTTTGGKIVCRDFHVFKMKTQNLCPPGHFSVSIQLPGPVESEQKIVSLENDGILEGILKKKLP